Proteins encoded together in one Mycolicibacter minnesotensis window:
- a CDS encoding NAD(P)H-hydrate dehydratase, with the protein MRHYYSVEAIRAAEAPLLASLPDGVLMRRAAFGLTIAIARELAGRTGGIAGRSVCAVVGSGDNGGDALWAATLLRRRGTAASAVLLEPDRAHAKGLAAFRRAGGRIVAAVPAATDLVIDGVVGISGRGALRPNAAAVFAAVDAAGIPVVAVDIPSGLDPHTGAADGPAVHAALTVTFGGLKPVHALGQCGRIELVEIGLDLPDTDMHSLTAADVEACWPAPGPRDDKYTQGVTGILAGSATYPGAAILCAGAAVAATSGMVRYAGSADAQVVSHWPEVIAAASPAAAGRVQAWAVGPGLGTGEQAAAALWFALGTDLPVIVDADALTIVAAHPALVADRAAPTVLTPHAGEYARLAGHPPGPDRVGAARTLAERFGATVLLKGNVTVIADPTGPVYLNPAGGSWAATAGSGDVLSGMIGALLASGLPPAQAAAAAAFVHTRAAAASAADPGPGATPTSASRILAHIRTALAQL; encoded by the coding sequence GTGCGGCACTACTACAGCGTCGAGGCCATCCGTGCCGCTGAAGCACCACTGTTGGCCAGCCTGCCCGATGGTGTGCTGATGCGCCGGGCGGCGTTCGGCCTGACGATCGCGATCGCTCGGGAGCTGGCTGGGCGTACCGGCGGGATCGCGGGGCGCAGCGTGTGTGCGGTGGTGGGTTCCGGCGACAACGGTGGTGACGCGCTGTGGGCCGCGACCTTGCTGCGCCGACGCGGTACGGCGGCCAGCGCCGTGTTGCTGGAGCCCGATCGGGCCCACGCCAAGGGCCTCGCGGCGTTCCGCCGTGCCGGCGGCCGGATCGTCGCCGCGGTGCCCGCCGCAACGGATCTGGTGATCGACGGGGTGGTCGGCATCTCCGGGCGGGGCGCGTTGCGGCCGAACGCCGCCGCCGTCTTCGCCGCGGTCGATGCGGCGGGCATCCCGGTGGTGGCGGTCGATATTCCCAGCGGCCTGGACCCGCACACCGGTGCCGCGGACGGGCCCGCCGTCCACGCCGCCCTCACCGTCACCTTCGGTGGACTCAAACCGGTGCATGCCCTGGGGCAGTGTGGGCGCATCGAACTGGTCGAAATCGGGCTGGATCTGCCGGACACCGACATGCATTCCCTGACTGCAGCTGACGTCGAGGCGTGTTGGCCGGCGCCTGGCCCGCGCGACGACAAGTACACCCAGGGGGTCACCGGGATTCTGGCCGGATCGGCGACCTACCCCGGCGCGGCGATCTTGTGCGCCGGGGCGGCGGTGGCGGCCACCTCCGGGATGGTCCGTTATGCCGGAAGCGCCGACGCGCAGGTGGTTTCGCACTGGCCGGAGGTGATCGCGGCGGCCAGCCCGGCGGCCGCCGGTCGGGTGCAGGCGTGGGCGGTGGGCCCGGGTCTGGGCACCGGGGAACAGGCAGCAGCGGCCTTGTGGTTCGCGCTCGGCACCGACCTGCCGGTGATCGTCGACGCCGACGCGCTGACCATCGTGGCGGCCCACCCCGCGCTGGTGGCCGACCGGGCCGCTCCGACGGTGCTGACACCGCACGCCGGCGAATACGCCCGACTGGCCGGACATCCGCCCGGACCCGACCGAGTGGGCGCCGCGCGCACCCTGGCCGAACGATTTGGCGCCACCGTACTGCTCAAAGGCAACGTCACCGTCATCGCCGATCCGACCGGCCCGGTCTACCTCAACCCGGCCGGGGGATCCTGGGCGGCCACCGCGGGCTCCGGCGACGTCCTGTCGGGAATGATCGGCGCGCTGCTGGCGTCGGGCCTGCCGCCTGCCCAGGCCGCTGCCGCCGCCGCATTCGTGCACACCCGGGCCGCCGCGGCTTCGGCTGCCGACCCCGGACCCGGCGCCACCCCGACGTCGGCGTCGCGCATTCTTGCCCACATTCGCACCGCCCTGGCCCAGCTATAG
- a CDS encoding sensor domain-containing protein has product MSEPHGPTPNPYNQPPFGPMNRPLPPAPGGHYPPPLLPPGLGGPPPGPHGPNRRTLWVLLAVVTVIAVIGVVITVAVSGNGRHHNSAKSAAKSSSSTTSTSTSTSTSASASDKAPVPSAKIEGLLPRQDVLAAAVADPELGVVANGEAMDDATVVDADCQGISSVASGPVYAGTGWTAIRWQRWYSPPDMDTNELKHGLLVSVAAFPQAQIAQTFFTKQSERWKKCGGRTLNMTVTPGENEQRVFWTITDVTDSDGIVKTTAISEGGGGWMCQDALTMRNNVIAQADVCGNSVPPNAAPDILKSIVAKIDSATG; this is encoded by the coding sequence ATGAGCGAACCGCACGGACCGACGCCCAATCCGTACAACCAGCCGCCGTTTGGGCCGATGAACCGGCCGCTCCCGCCGGCCCCGGGTGGCCACTACCCGCCACCGCTGCTTCCGCCTGGGCTCGGCGGGCCCCCGCCAGGGCCGCATGGCCCCAACCGCCGCACCCTGTGGGTCCTGCTGGCCGTCGTAACCGTGATCGCCGTGATCGGCGTCGTGATCACCGTGGCGGTGTCGGGAAACGGCCGCCACCACAACTCCGCCAAGTCGGCTGCGAAGTCATCGAGCTCCACGACGTCGACCTCTACGTCAACATCGACGTCGGCGTCCGCTTCGGACAAGGCACCGGTGCCGTCCGCCAAGATCGAGGGTCTGTTGCCGCGGCAAGACGTTCTGGCGGCGGCGGTCGCCGATCCTGAGCTCGGTGTCGTGGCCAACGGTGAGGCGATGGATGACGCCACTGTGGTGGACGCGGACTGCCAGGGGATCAGCTCGGTCGCCTCAGGTCCGGTGTATGCGGGCACCGGGTGGACGGCCATTCGTTGGCAGCGCTGGTACAGCCCGCCCGATATGGACACCAACGAGCTCAAGCACGGTCTGCTGGTGTCGGTGGCGGCCTTTCCCCAGGCCCAGATCGCCCAGACCTTCTTCACCAAGCAGAGCGAGCGGTGGAAGAAGTGCGGCGGTCGCACCCTCAACATGACGGTCACCCCGGGCGAGAACGAGCAGCGCGTTTTCTGGACCATCACCGACGTCACCGACTCCGACGGCATTGTCAAGACGACCGCGATCAGTGAGGGCGGCGGCGGGTGGATGTGCCAAGACGCCCTGACCATGCGGAACAACGTCATTGCGCAGGCTGACGTCTGCGGAAACAGCGTCCCGCCCAATGCGGCACCCGACATCCTCAAATCGATCGTCGCGAAGATCGACTCCGCAACCGGGTAA
- a CDS encoding rhomboid-like protein produces the protein MADVRTRLAAVWHFVHTAPLTYLWLAALGVTTVIQHLVGRRLHTMLVEQSTNLHHLATDPLEVLVSSLLWIDGKDWSPYLVLFTLFLAPAEHWLGHLRWLMVGLLSHVGATYVSEGALYVLIHLHRESERLTYARDIGVSYFLAGVMAVLTYRIRPPWRYGYVALLLIIFAVPLAINPDFTAVGHAAAVLIGLCCYPLTRHHPLRHHPSTADGH, from the coding sequence GTGGCGGACGTCAGAACGCGCCTGGCTGCGGTGTGGCACTTCGTGCACACCGCCCCACTGACCTACCTGTGGTTGGCCGCACTGGGGGTCACCACGGTCATTCAGCACCTGGTCGGACGTCGCCTGCACACCATGCTCGTGGAGCAGTCCACCAACCTGCATCACCTGGCCACGGACCCGTTGGAGGTCCTGGTCTCGAGCCTGCTGTGGATCGACGGCAAGGACTGGTCGCCGTATCTGGTGCTGTTCACGCTGTTTCTGGCGCCGGCCGAGCATTGGCTGGGCCACCTGCGCTGGCTGATGGTCGGACTGTTGTCCCACGTCGGTGCCACCTATGTCAGCGAAGGTGCGCTCTACGTGCTGATCCATCTGCATCGCGAGTCCGAGCGGCTCACCTACGCGCGCGACATCGGGGTCAGCTATTTCCTGGCGGGAGTAATGGCAGTGCTGACCTATCGGATTCGACCGCCGTGGCGGTACGGCTATGTGGCCCTTTTGCTGATCATCTTCGCGGTGCCGCTGGCCATCAACCCCGACTTCACCGCGGTCGGCCACGCCGCGGCCGTCCTGATCGGATTGTGCTGTTACCCACTGACTCGCCACCATCCACTGCGACATCACCCGAGCACCGCCGACGGCCACTAG
- a CDS encoding flavin-containing monooxygenase: MRNRYAGEPFTTTDSEIAAALEHLSIPTLLLSCVHITGDPRFIRDFRQNGIFLNEIEGFMSEDDKARARAEALPVIVDYRDRGCPQPAPLPAGLVKEMMDWAACEIVPDAYLGLLAEELDLEGRDPRSPAPLEPSRAAELPVVVIGCGESGVLAGIRLAQARLPFTIIEKNVGAGGTWWENDYPGARVDVANHFYCYSFEPNNGWGHYFAEQPELRAYFGDLVAKHGLEEHIRWGTEVTDAVWDEETGTWTVTTRCADGAESTVTARAVITAVGQLNRPHLPDLEGADTFAGPAFHSAAWDHSIDLTGKRVALIGAGASGFQIAPAIAEKVAQLTVFQRTAQWMFPNPMYHDVVADGVRWALEHLPFYGRWYRFLLLWPGADKGLEAARVDPDYPDQDYAVSEINALARQMFTGWITDQVGDDQELLAKVLPDYPATGKRTLQDNGTWLSTLRRDNVDLCRDPIRRITPHAVQTEDGALREVDVIIYATGFRHTEVLWPMRVTGRAGTDLHALWGNRPYAYLGITVPSFPNFFLLYGPGAHLAHGGSLIFNSELEMRYIDACLAKLADEGLHSIEPSTQAAAEWHRATQAAIAQTVWAHPSIKHSYFKNADGEIHTVSPWRLDEYWSAVREPDWSQFVITQGVSS, encoded by the coding sequence TTGCGCAACCGCTACGCCGGGGAACCGTTCACCACCACGGATTCTGAGATCGCCGCCGCCCTGGAACACCTCTCCATCCCCACCCTGCTGCTGTCGTGCGTGCACATCACCGGTGACCCTCGTTTCATTCGGGACTTCCGCCAGAACGGGATCTTCCTCAATGAGATCGAGGGCTTCATGTCCGAGGACGACAAGGCGCGCGCCCGCGCCGAGGCACTGCCGGTGATCGTGGACTATCGCGACCGAGGCTGCCCGCAGCCGGCCCCGCTGCCGGCCGGCCTGGTCAAGGAGATGATGGACTGGGCGGCGTGCGAGATCGTGCCGGATGCCTATCTGGGCCTACTCGCCGAGGAGCTTGACCTCGAAGGCCGCGATCCGCGAAGCCCCGCACCCCTGGAGCCTTCCCGTGCGGCAGAGCTTCCAGTGGTGGTGATCGGCTGCGGCGAATCTGGCGTGCTGGCCGGCATCCGGCTGGCCCAGGCCAGGCTCCCTTTCACGATCATCGAGAAGAACGTGGGCGCGGGCGGAACGTGGTGGGAGAACGACTATCCGGGCGCCCGGGTGGATGTGGCGAACCATTTCTACTGCTACAGCTTCGAACCCAACAACGGCTGGGGCCACTACTTCGCCGAGCAGCCCGAGCTGCGGGCCTACTTCGGCGATCTGGTGGCCAAACACGGCCTGGAAGAACATATTCGTTGGGGAACCGAGGTGACCGACGCCGTCTGGGACGAGGAGACTGGGACCTGGACAGTGACCACCCGCTGCGCCGACGGTGCGGAGTCCACTGTGACGGCGCGCGCGGTGATCACCGCGGTCGGTCAGCTCAACCGGCCGCATCTGCCCGACCTGGAGGGGGCCGATACTTTCGCCGGGCCGGCGTTTCATTCCGCGGCGTGGGATCACAGCATCGACCTGACCGGCAAGCGGGTGGCGCTGATCGGGGCGGGCGCCAGCGGATTTCAGATCGCACCGGCGATCGCCGAAAAAGTCGCCCAACTCACGGTGTTTCAGCGCACCGCTCAGTGGATGTTTCCCAACCCGATGTATCACGACGTGGTCGCCGACGGGGTGCGCTGGGCGTTGGAGCATCTTCCGTTCTACGGCCGCTGGTACCGGTTTCTGCTGTTGTGGCCTGGCGCCGACAAGGGCCTGGAGGCCGCCCGGGTCGACCCGGACTACCCCGACCAGGACTACGCGGTGAGTGAGATCAACGCACTGGCCCGGCAGATGTTTACCGGCTGGATCACCGATCAGGTGGGCGACGACCAGGAGCTGCTGGCCAAGGTGCTGCCGGATTATCCGGCCACCGGCAAACGCACCTTGCAGGACAACGGCACCTGGCTCAGCACTTTGCGACGCGACAACGTCGACCTCTGCCGCGACCCGATTCGCCGGATCACTCCGCATGCCGTGCAGACCGAGGACGGCGCGCTCCGCGAAGTGGACGTGATCATCTACGCCACCGGCTTTCGGCACACCGAGGTGCTGTGGCCGATGCGTGTCACCGGACGCGCTGGAACCGATCTGCACGCATTGTGGGGCAACAGGCCCTATGCGTACCTGGGCATCACGGTGCCCAGTTTTCCGAATTTCTTTCTGCTTTACGGCCCGGGCGCGCACCTGGCTCACGGGGGCAGTCTGATCTTCAATTCCGAGCTGGAAATGCGCTACATCGATGCCTGCCTGGCCAAGCTCGCCGACGAGGGGCTGCATTCGATCGAACCGTCGACTCAGGCGGCCGCCGAGTGGCATCGGGCCACCCAGGCGGCCATCGCGCAGACCGTGTGGGCACATCCGTCGATCAAGCATTCCTATTTCAAGAACGCCGACGGTGAGATCCACACCGTGAGCCCGTGGCGGCTCGACGAGTACTGGTCGGCGGTGCGCGAACCGGATTGGTCGCAGTTCGTCATCACCCAAGGAGTATCGAGTTGA
- the alr gene encoding alanine racemase translates to MTAVSRTSGLLAQALVDLDAIAHNVRVLVEHAGPAGVMAVVKADGYGHGAAPVARAALAAGAAELGVATVDEALTLRAAGITAPVLAWLHGPQTDFAPALAADVQIAVSSVRQLSALLDAVGRTGRTAGVTVKADTGMSRNGVGAADFPALVSALRRAVADDAVQVRGLMSHLACSDEVTNPANDLQAQRFAELLGVAREHGLEFPVSHLANSAAAMTRPDLAYDMVRPGIAVYGLSPIPERGDMGLIPAMTLKSTVILVRPIKAGEAVSYGRTWIAPVDTTVALVPMGYADGLFRPLSGRFDVQINGRRRRSVGRVCMDQFVVDLGPGPVDVSEGDEVILFGSGAGGEPLAQDWADQLGTIHYEVVNSPRGRVARTYRVADVR, encoded by the coding sequence ATGACTGCCGTATCCCGAACATCCGGCCTGCTCGCGCAAGCGCTGGTGGACCTGGACGCCATCGCGCACAACGTGCGGGTGCTGGTCGAGCACGCCGGGCCCGCCGGGGTGATGGCCGTGGTCAAGGCGGACGGTTACGGCCACGGCGCGGCGCCGGTCGCCCGGGCTGCGCTGGCCGCAGGCGCGGCCGAACTCGGGGTCGCCACCGTCGACGAGGCGCTGACCTTGCGCGCGGCCGGCATCACCGCGCCGGTGCTGGCGTGGCTGCACGGCCCACAGACCGACTTCGCTCCCGCGCTCGCCGCCGACGTGCAGATCGCCGTCTCCTCAGTGCGGCAGCTGAGCGCGCTGCTCGACGCGGTGGGGCGCACCGGGCGGACTGCGGGCGTGACGGTCAAGGCCGATACCGGCATGAGCCGCAATGGGGTGGGCGCTGCGGACTTCCCGGCACTGGTGAGTGCACTACGCCGGGCCGTCGCCGACGATGCAGTTCAGGTGCGTGGACTGATGTCACATCTGGCTTGCTCCGACGAGGTCACCAACCCGGCCAACGACCTGCAGGCTCAGCGCTTCGCCGAGCTACTCGGCGTGGCACGCGAGCACGGCCTGGAGTTTCCGGTCTCCCACCTGGCCAACTCGGCCGCCGCGATGACCCGTCCCGATCTGGCCTACGACATGGTTCGGCCCGGAATCGCGGTGTACGGCCTGAGTCCGATACCCGAGCGCGGCGACATGGGCCTGATACCGGCGATGACGCTGAAATCGACGGTGATCCTGGTGCGTCCGATCAAGGCCGGCGAGGCGGTCTCCTACGGGCGTACCTGGATCGCGCCGGTCGACACCACCGTGGCGCTGGTCCCGATGGGCTACGCCGATGGACTGTTCCGGCCGTTGAGCGGACGCTTTGACGTGCAGATCAACGGTCGGCGCCGGCGCAGTGTCGGGCGGGTGTGCATGGATCAATTCGTCGTCGACCTTGGTCCCGGTCCCGTGGATGTCAGCGAGGGAGACGAGGTCATCCTTTTCGGCTCCGGCGCAGGCGGTGAGCCACTGGCCCAGGACTGGGCCGACCAGCTGGGCACCATTCACTATGAGGTGGTGAACAGCCCGCGCGGGCGGGTTGCCAGGACGTATCGGGTAGCCGATGTCCGGTAA
- a CDS encoding glutamate decarboxylase, with protein sequence MTHSHPSVPAHAIAPAYTGRMFTSPVPALRLPDDPMDPQAAYRFIHDELMLDGSSRLNLATFVTTWMDPEASALMAESFDKNMIDKDEYPATAAIEQRCVSMVADLFHAENLRDDDPASAVGVSTVGSSEAVMLGGLAMKWRWRAKAGKDWKGRTPNLVMGSNVQVVWEKFCRYFDVEPRYLPMGQDRYVITPEQVIDAVDENTIGVVAILGTTYTGELEPVEQICAALDTLAAGGGPDVPVHVDAASGGFVVPFLHPGIKWDFRLPRVVSINVSGHKYGLTYPGIGFVVWRNAEELPDELVFRVNYLGGDMPTFTLNFSRSGNQVVGQYYNFLRLGRAGYTEVMRTLSDTARWLSHQLAASEHFEVISDGSAIPVVSCRLAGERGYTEFDVSHELRTFGWQVPAYTMPEGAEDVAVLRVVVREGLSADLARALFDDIMKSVTALDRLKPAGHYDDQQHFSH encoded by the coding sequence GTGACTCATTCCCACCCGTCCGTGCCGGCGCATGCCATCGCCCCCGCCTACACCGGACGGATGTTCACCTCGCCGGTCCCGGCCCTGCGGTTGCCCGACGACCCGATGGACCCGCAGGCCGCCTACCGCTTCATCCACGACGAGCTGATGCTCGACGGCAGTTCCCGGCTGAATCTGGCGACCTTCGTCACCACGTGGATGGACCCCGAGGCGTCGGCGCTGATGGCGGAGTCGTTCGACAAGAACATGATCGACAAGGACGAATACCCGGCCACGGCAGCCATCGAACAGCGCTGCGTATCGATGGTGGCCGACCTGTTCCACGCCGAGAATCTGCGCGACGACGATCCCGCCAGTGCGGTCGGGGTTTCCACGGTGGGGTCCAGCGAAGCGGTGATGCTGGGTGGGCTGGCCATGAAGTGGCGCTGGCGTGCGAAGGCAGGAAAGGACTGGAAGGGGCGCACCCCGAACCTGGTGATGGGCTCCAACGTCCAGGTGGTGTGGGAGAAGTTCTGCCGCTACTTTGACGTCGAACCCCGCTACCTGCCGATGGGTCAGGACCGCTACGTGATCACCCCCGAGCAGGTGATCGACGCCGTCGACGAGAACACCATCGGAGTGGTGGCCATCTTGGGCACTACCTACACCGGCGAACTCGAACCCGTCGAGCAGATCTGTGCGGCGCTGGACACCCTGGCCGCCGGCGGCGGGCCGGACGTGCCGGTGCACGTGGACGCGGCCAGCGGCGGATTCGTCGTGCCGTTTCTGCACCCGGGTATCAAGTGGGACTTCCGGCTGCCCCGGGTGGTGTCGATCAACGTCAGCGGCCACAAATATGGGCTGACCTACCCGGGCATCGGCTTTGTGGTGTGGCGCAACGCCGAAGAGCTGCCCGACGAGCTGGTGTTCCGAGTCAACTATCTCGGCGGGGACATGCCGACTTTCACGCTGAACTTCTCCCGGTCGGGAAATCAGGTCGTCGGGCAGTACTACAACTTCTTGCGGCTGGGCCGAGCCGGCTACACCGAGGTGATGCGGACCCTGTCCGACACCGCCCGCTGGTTGTCGCATCAACTCGCCGCCAGCGAACACTTCGAGGTGATCAGCGATGGTTCGGCGATCCCCGTGGTGAGCTGCCGTCTCGCCGGCGAGCGCGGGTACACCGAGTTCGATGTCTCCCACGAGTTGCGGACGTTCGGCTGGCAGGTCCCGGCCTACACCATGCCGGAAGGCGCCGAAGACGTCGCGGTGCTGCGGGTCGTGGTCCGTGAGGGGCTGTCGGCCGACCTTGCCCGTGCGCTCTTCGACGACATCATGAAGTCAGTGACCGCGCTGGACCGGCTCAAGCCCGCCGGTCACTACGACGATCAGCAGCATTTCTCGCACTGA
- the tsaE gene encoding tRNA (adenosine(37)-N6)-threonylcarbamoyltransferase complex ATPase subunit type 1 TsaE, whose protein sequence is MALGARLGGGLRAGDVVVLSGPLGAGKTVLAKGIAQALDVDGPVTSPTFVLAREHRPKRSDAPAMVHVDLYRLLDETGLDLPAELDSLDLDTELDDAVVVVEWGEGLAERLSARHLDIRLERAADSETRTATWRWYAP, encoded by the coding sequence ATGGCGCTGGGCGCCCGGCTGGGCGGTGGCCTGCGCGCCGGTGACGTGGTGGTGCTCTCAGGTCCGTTGGGCGCCGGAAAGACAGTGCTGGCCAAGGGCATAGCGCAAGCGCTCGACGTCGATGGCCCGGTCACCTCACCGACGTTCGTGCTGGCCCGCGAACATCGGCCTAAGCGATCGGACGCCCCGGCCATGGTCCACGTCGACCTCTATCGCCTGCTGGATGAGACGGGTCTGGATCTGCCCGCCGAGCTGGACTCCCTGGACCTCGACACCGAGCTCGACGATGCCGTGGTCGTGGTGGAGTGGGGCGAGGGGCTGGCCGAGCGGCTCTCCGCCCGGCACCTGGACATCCGGCTGGAACGTGCGGCGGACTCCGAGACGCGTACCGCGACCTGGCGGTGGTACGCGCCGTGA
- a CDS encoding alpha/beta fold hydrolase → MSGKRRGSRRAGGWLAGMAGLAAVGTIAGTAIARSVTRRTTVDDAYADEDFEILEHDHSSVVVTDDGVELAVRDTGPRNAPLTVVFAHGFCLRMGSFHFQRARLAAEWGDQVRMVFYDQRGHGDSGVAPPATYTVPRLGQDLEAVLAATVPRGPVVLVGHSMGGMTVLSHARQFPGRYGSRIVGAALMSSAAKGVSRSPLGEILRNPALEAVQFSVRYVPNLVHRGRGAARGVISPILRAASYGTDQISPSVVAFSEEMMHATPVATMVGFLHALEVHDESAGLAILAHIPTLIACGDRDLLTPPGYSRAMAATLWDCELVIVPGAGHLVQLEEPDVIDDALVRLVQRATPRRTMLSRRRSRGKAGRSG, encoded by the coding sequence ATGTCCGGTAAGCGGCGCGGATCGCGGCGGGCGGGCGGCTGGTTGGCGGGGATGGCCGGCCTGGCTGCCGTCGGGACGATCGCCGGGACCGCTATCGCGCGGTCGGTGACGCGACGCACTACCGTCGACGACGCGTACGCCGACGAGGATTTCGAAATCCTGGAACATGACCACAGCTCGGTGGTGGTGACCGACGACGGTGTCGAACTGGCGGTACGTGACACCGGCCCACGCAACGCACCATTGACAGTGGTGTTCGCGCACGGATTCTGCCTGCGCATGGGCTCCTTTCACTTTCAGCGGGCGCGGTTGGCGGCCGAGTGGGGGGATCAGGTGCGGATGGTCTTCTACGACCAGCGCGGCCATGGCGATTCCGGCGTCGCCCCGCCGGCCACCTACACCGTGCCGCGACTCGGCCAGGACCTGGAGGCGGTGCTGGCCGCGACCGTACCGCGCGGACCGGTAGTGCTGGTGGGGCATTCGATGGGTGGCATGACCGTGCTGTCGCACGCCCGGCAGTTTCCCGGGCGCTACGGCAGCCGGATTGTCGGCGCGGCCTTGATGTCGTCGGCAGCTAAAGGGGTTTCCCGGTCGCCGTTGGGAGAGATCCTGCGCAACCCCGCCCTGGAAGCGGTGCAGTTCAGTGTGCGCTACGTGCCGAATCTCGTGCACCGCGGCAGGGGCGCCGCACGCGGGGTGATCTCGCCGATCCTGCGGGCGGCCTCCTACGGCACCGACCAGATCAGCCCGAGTGTGGTGGCGTTCTCGGAGGAGATGATGCACGCCACTCCGGTCGCCACCATGGTGGGCTTCTTGCACGCCCTGGAGGTGCATGACGAGAGCGCCGGGCTGGCAATACTGGCCCACATCCCGACCCTGATCGCCTGCGGCGATCGCGACCTACTCACCCCGCCGGGGTACTCGCGGGCAATGGCGGCCACGCTATGGGATTGTGAGCTGGTGATCGTGCCCGGAGCCGGGCATCTGGTGCAGTTGGAGGAACCCGATGTCATCGACGATGCGCTGGTACGACTTGTCCAGCGGGCCACGCCGCGACGCACCATGCTGAGTCGCCGCCGGTCGCGTGGAAAGGCCGGGCGCAGTGGCTGA
- a CDS encoding SDR family NAD(P)-dependent oxidoreductase has product MSGVVITGAASGIGRACARALVADGRRVALWDIAPGVSDVAEELGMPGTVVDVCDDAALPGAVAAAAEALDGIDGLVHAAGRVLPEPVGAYTGESWNAVMDVNLRAQAMLVQVMLPHLEAVARAGGGPAVVGISSIEGLAANPFIPAYCASKAGLLGLTRSMAAQLGPAGIRINAVCPGFIETPMLQIALDVEEVAAGFVAAAPLGRIGQPEEVAHAVAFLMSPRASFITGTQLVVDGGVTARHP; this is encoded by the coding sequence TTGAGCGGAGTCGTGATCACCGGGGCCGCATCGGGAATCGGCCGGGCATGCGCCCGCGCCCTGGTAGCCGACGGACGCCGAGTTGCGCTGTGGGACATCGCACCTGGCGTCTCCGACGTGGCCGAGGAGCTGGGCATGCCCGGCACTGTCGTCGACGTCTGTGACGACGCCGCGCTGCCCGGCGCGGTCGCGGCCGCGGCCGAAGCGCTCGACGGCATCGACGGGCTGGTGCACGCCGCCGGACGGGTTCTGCCCGAACCGGTGGGCGCCTACACCGGTGAATCGTGGAATGCCGTGATGGACGTCAACCTCCGCGCCCAGGCCATGCTGGTGCAGGTGATGCTGCCGCACCTAGAAGCAGTCGCCCGGGCCGGCGGCGGCCCGGCGGTGGTCGGCATCTCCAGCATCGAGGGACTGGCGGCCAACCCCTTCATCCCGGCCTACTGCGCCTCCAAGGCCGGACTGCTGGGTCTGACCAGGTCGATGGCGGCCCAGTTGGGCCCGGCGGGAATTCGGATCAACGCGGTCTGCCCGGGCTTCATCGAAACCCCGATGCTGCAGATCGCGCTCGACGTCGAAGAAGTCGCGGCCGGCTTTGTGGCCGCCGCCCCGCTGGGACGGATCGGTCAACCGGAGGAAGTCGCTCACGCGGTGGCGTTCCTGATGTCGCCACGGGCATCGTTTATCACCGGGACCCAGCTTGTCGTCGACGGTGGGGTCACCGCC